The Henckelia pumila isolate YLH828 chromosome 2, ASM3356847v2, whole genome shotgun sequence genome includes a window with the following:
- the LOC140884451 gene encoding uncharacterized protein: MEIPVIDLASYLEFSENLNCADKNELDLSLKNLCSEVSRTLKDTGALLVKDPRCTAEDNDRFLDMMEMYFEMPYEFKRRQERSHLHYQVGVTPEGIEVPRSLVDEEMQEKLKAMPIEFQPSAPTGPDPKWRYMWRVGSRPSVTRFKELNSEPVIPDGFPTWKDTMDSWGNKMISAIEVVAEMAAVGFGLQKDAFTSIMKQGPHLLAPTGSDLRHHGQIGTVFAGYHYDLNFLTIHGRSRFPGLNIWLRNGKKMEVKVPVGCLLIQTGKQLEWLTGGECIAGMHEVVVTDRTLDAIKLASSKNRSLWRVSSTLFAHIASDSILKPLGHFGNSPLASQYPPICAGEFVEQELSVINLKGKKEVAS; the protein is encoded by the exons ATGGAGATCCCGGTGATCGATTTAGCGTCGTACTTGGAATTCTCCGAAAACCTCAATTGCGCGGACAAAAATGAGCTGGATTTGAGCCTGAAGAACCTGTGCTCCGAGGTGAGCCGAACGCTGAAAGATACTGGAGCTTTACTAGTGAAAGATCCCCGCTGTACTGCCGAAGACAACGATCGGTTTCTTGATATGATGGAGATGTACTTCGAAATGCCTTACGAGTTCAAGCGTCGGCAAGAGCGGTCACACCTTCACTACCAG GTAGGAGTGACACCTGAAGGCATTGAAGTGCCTCGTAGTTTAGTTGATGAAGAAATGCAAGAGAAACTTAAAGCAATGCCTATAGAGTTTCAACCATCTGCTCCCACTGGACCAGACCCCAAGTGGCGTTACATGTGGAGAGTTGGTTCCCGACCATCAGTCACTCGCTTTAAG GAACTTAACTCAGAACCTGTAATACCTGATGGATTTCCTACATGGAAGGATACCATGGATTCATGGGGGAACAAAATGATATCTGCGATAGAG GTTGTTGCTGAAATGGCTGCAGTCGGCTTTGGACTGCAAAAGGATGCTTTCACTTCTATAATGAAGCAG GGACCGCACCTGCTTGCTCCAACAGGAAGTGACCTAAGACATCATGGTCAAATAGGCACCGTGTTTGCTGGATATCATTATGACCTAAATTTTCTTACTATTCACGGCAGGAGTAGATTCCCAGGTCTAAATATTTGGCTTAGAAATGGGAAAAAGATGGAAGTCAAAGTTCCCGTGGGATGCCTCCTCATTCAAACAGGAAAGCAG TTGGAGTGGTTGACCGGTGGAGAGTGCATAGCTGGTATGCATGAGGTTGTTGTCACCGACAGAACACTTGATGCTATAAAACTTGCTTCAAGCAAAAACCGAAGCCTATGGAGGGTATCCTCAACG CTTTTTGCGCACATAGCATCAGATTCGATTTTAAAACCTCTGGGCCACTTTGGGAACTCACCCCTAGCCAGCCAGTATCCTCCTATATGTGCTGGAGAGTTTGTAGAACAGGAGCTATCAGTTATCAATCTGAAAGGGAAGAAAGAAGTCGCTTCATAA